The Daucus carota subsp. sativus chromosome 7, DH1 v3.0, whole genome shotgun sequence genome window below encodes:
- the LOC108193681 gene encoding ADP-ribosylation factor-like protein 8b, translated as MGLWEALLNWLRSLFFKQEMELSLIGLQNAGKTSLVNVVATGGYSEDMIPTVGFNMRKVTKGNVTIKLWDLGGQPRFRSMWERYCRAVSAIVYVVDAADPDNLSVSKSELHDLLSKASLAGIPLLVLGNKIDKAGALSKQALTDQMGLKSITDREVCCYMISCKNSTNIDSVIEWLVKHSKSKS; from the exons ATGGGTTTATGGGAAGCTCTTCTTAATTGGCTCAGAAG CCTCTTTTTTAAGCAAGAGATGGAGCTTTCTCTGATAGGGCTTCAAAATGCTGGAAAAACTTCACTTGTTAATGTTGTTGCG ACTGGTGGATATAGCGAAGACATGATTCCTACA GTTGGATTTAATATGCGGAAGGTAACTAAAGGAAATGTCACAATCAAGTTGTGGGATCTTGGAGGTCAACCCCGATTCCGTAGCATGTGGGAGAGATATTGTCGTGCAGTTTCTGCTATAGT TTATGTTGTTGATGCTGCTGATCCTGATAACCTCAGTGTATCCAAAAGCGAACTCCATGATTTGCTAAGCAAAGCATCACTTGCTGGTATCCCTCTGCTAGTGTTAGGAAACAAGATTGATAAAGCTGGAGCACTCTCTAAGCAGGCTTTGACAGATCAGAT GGGGTTGAAATCCATTACTGATAGAGAAGTATGCTGCTACATGATCTCGTGCAAGAACTCGACCAACATTGACTCAGTCATTGAATGGCTCGTTAAGCATTCCAAATCAAAGAGCTAA
- the LOC108195195 gene encoding uncharacterized protein LOC108195195 codes for MTSSIASKLPSKTLSRLLLFTRKTPLCQPFCTLTKAQAQTQKLERIADELLSLSKLELHDYNILMRHKMGLNKYGPAAVGLQSGSGSAGPATEVKAAAEKMVFDVKLEKFDAAAKIKIIKEVRAFTDLGLKDAKDLVEKAPVVVKKGLTKEEAEAISEKLKALGATVVLE; via the coding sequence atGACCTCCTCAATAGCTTCTAAACTCCCCTCAAAAACCCTATCAAGACTCCTCCTTTTCACTCGCAAAACCCCTCTTTGCCAACCCTTTTGCACCCTCACTAAAGCCCAAGCGCAAACCCAGAAACTCGAAAGAATTGCTGATGAGCTTCTCAGTCTCAGCAAGCTTGAGCTACATGATTACAACATTCTAATGCGACACAAGATGGGTCTTAATAAATATGGGCCTGCTGCTGTTGGTCTTCAATCCGGGTCTGGTTCCGCTGGGCCTGCTACTGAGGTTAAGGCTGCGGCTGAAAAAATGGTTTTTGATGTGAAGCTTGAGAAATTTGATGCAGCTGCTAAAATCAAGATTATTAAGGAAGTTAGGGCTTTTACTGATTTGGGTCTTAAGGATGCTAAAGATTTGGTTGAGAAAGCGCCGGTTGTGGTTAAGAAAGGGTTGACAAAGGAAGAAGCCGAGGCAATTTCTGAGAAGCTCAAGGCACTGGGTGCTACTGTGGTATTGGAATga